A region from the Lycium barbarum isolate Lr01 chromosome 8, ASM1917538v2, whole genome shotgun sequence genome encodes:
- the LOC132606927 gene encoding protein RGF1 INDUCIBLE TRANSCRIPTION FACTOR 1-like produces the protein MTMLVPPWLEPLLNTAFFSICRTHGDAARSECNMYCLDCNDNAFCFYCRSSKHKDHQVIQIRRSSYHDVVRVSEIQKVLDISGVQTYVINSARVLFLNERPQPKSSGKASSHVCEICGRSLLDTFRFCSLGCKLVGIKRNGDASFILDAKNEVALQRGEGISSRGGNQLREGLEHDIYPPTPPPPPSNARRRKGIPHRAPLGS, from the exons ATGACAATGCTGGTTCCACCGTGGCTAGAGCCTCTATTAAACACGGCTTTTTTCTCAATATGCCGGACGCACGGTGATGCGGCACGTAGTGAATGTAATATGTACTGCTTGGACTGCAATGACAATGCTTTTTGCTTCTATTGCCGCTCATCCAAACATAAAGACCATCAAGTCATTCAG ATAAGGAGATCTTCATATCATGATGTGGTAAGAGTCTCAGAGATTCAGAAGGTATTGGATATAAGTGGAGTGCAGACATATGTGATCAATAGTGCAAGAGTTTTGTTTCTAAATGAAAGGCCACAACCAAAGAGTAGTGGCAAAGCAAGTTCTCACGTTTGTGAAATATGTGGAAGAAGCCTTTTGGACACTTTTCGTTTCTGTTCTCTCGGATGTAAG CTTGTAGGAATAAAGAGGAATGGAGATGCAAGCTTTATCTTAGATGCCAAGAATGAAGTAGCATTGCAAAGAGGTGAAGGCATATCATCAAGAGGAGGAAATCAATTGCGTGAAGGCTTAGAACATGACATATACCCACCCACCCCACCTCCACCCCCTTCAAATGCTAGAAGAAGAAAGGGCATTCCTCATAGAGCACCCCTTGGTTCTTAA